In Actinoplanes sp. NBC_00393, a single genomic region encodes these proteins:
- a CDS encoding ferredoxin, giving the protein MSEELQVWIDQDLCTGDGLCAQYAPEVFELDIDGLAYVKGDSGDLLQAPGVRTRVPLHLKLEVIDSAKECPGECIHLVGE; this is encoded by the coding sequence GTGTCGGAAGAGCTTCAGGTCTGGATCGATCAGGACTTGTGCACCGGTGACGGCCTCTGCGCGCAGTACGCGCCGGAGGTCTTCGAGCTGGACATCGACGGCCTGGCGTACGTGAAGGGCGACTCCGGCGACCTGTTGCAGGCCCCGGGGGTGCGCACGAGGGTGCCACTGCACCTGAAACTCGAGGTCATCGACTCGGCGAAGGAGTGCCCGGGCGAGTGCATCCACCTCGTGGGTGAGTGA